Proteins co-encoded in one Chrysemys picta bellii isolate R12L10 chromosome 13, ASM1138683v2, whole genome shotgun sequence genomic window:
- the CASS4 gene encoding cas scaffolding protein family member 4 isoform X5 produces MKVNHRFTLPTASQASIPYIKNEAYDVPSPQHRVALFTQRCATPPTARKGSIPIPSKEYIQEERQQLYDIPSSSEKAEIYVQQDPPGSSVYDVPPTTARDHDISLQNLSQIKCLGHYTTLPNPRKSEWIYDIPVSPEKMGLKKDPSGRSLEKQVLYDIPPARYGSSLQNVPSTNIKSKSVNPQMYDVPPTQRKLTFPDIPRYNVPSSCDMQLLQQNGNYHVPPSFLAPRVEQNSEPNVYDTPKVLPTALQHRKGTEKNNSSFGNHTYNIPPQLSKDSKLEQDRLSVSSVDSRTSTLSTLSSTSAESSSMSSSEEPAKEIELELDLAIEALTKLQHSVSSSVASLMIFVSSKWRFREHLETNLEEIHRAIDHIKVSLGEFLDFAQAIKVNASCVTDNNLQTRIKTQLKILTDSFQILVETREALNNCKWSLEVLVIKKPQNNPDDLDRFVMVARTIPDDIKRFVSIIIANGKLLFKKNCKEEETKTPKIGTDYKMAKPIPIPRRRELDSLQRNTLDKPNKNKVSSEKSRENVTEECDYVQLQKSPGLEQAQKTLSAKEVAKKNADLKRKVFPPSKKHNIQNNLDLAKKITLSETCRLYFGALHKAIRVFTSSLSNNQPPEVFIAQSKLIIMVGQKLVDSLCQETQEKDIRNDILCSSSQFCSLLKNLAVATKNAAVQYPNTGAVQELQNQADELSKYTQQFRAMME; encoded by the exons CACCGGTTTACTCTTCCCACAGCATCTCAGGCCTCCATACCATATATAAAAAATGAGGCTTATGATGTTCCATCACCACAACACCGGGTGGCCTTATTCACTCAG AGGTGTGCCACTCCACCCACAGCCAGAAAGGGCTCTATACCGATCCCCTCCAAAGAATATATCCAGGAAGAGCGGCAACAGCTTTATGACATCCCATCCAGCTCGGAAAAGGCAGAAATCTATGTCCAGCAAGACCCTCCAGGGAGCAGT GTGTATGATGTCCCCCCCACAACTGCAAGAGACCATGACATTTCACTACAAAATTTATCTCAAATAAAATGTTTGGGTCATTATACTACCTTGCCAAATCCTCGGAAGTCAGAATGGATTTATGATATTCCGGTATCACCTGAaaaaatgggtttaaaaaaagatcCTTCCGGTCGTTCCCTGGAAAAGCAGGTGCTGTATGACATACCGCCAGCCAGATATGGTTCTAGTTTGCAAAATGTTCCATCAACAAATATCAAAAGCAAATCAGTGAATCCACAAATGTATGATGTCCCACCAACACAGAGAAAATTAACCTTTCCTGATATCCCTCGTTATAATGTACCATCCTCATGTGACATGCAACTTTTGCAGCAAAACGGTAACTATCATGTTCCACCAAGCTTTCTGGCTCCAAGGGTTGAGCAGAACTCTGAACCAAATGTTTATGATACTCCAAAAGTGCTGCCTACTGCTTTACAGCACAGGAAAGGGACTGAAAAAAACAACAGTAGTTTTGGAAACCATACTTACAACATTCCTCCACAGCTGTCAAAAGATTCCAAATTAGAACAAGACAGGTTATCAGTTTCCAGTGTGGACAGTAGAACCAGTACCCTATCTACATTATCAAGCACTTCTGCTGAGTCCTCTTCTATGTCATCATCAGAAGAACCTGCAAAAGAAATTGAATTGGAGCTTGACTTAGCCATAGAAGCATTGACCAAGCTGCAGCACAGTGTATCGAGTTCAGTTGCAAGTCTGATGATTTTTGTAAGCAGTAAGTGGAGATTCCGGGAACACCTGGAGACAAACCTTGAGGAAATCCATAGAGCAATTGATCACATAAAAGTATCTTTGGGAGAATTCTTGGACTTTGCTCAAGCCATCAAGGTGAATGCCTCTTGCGTCACTGACAATAACCTTCAAACCAGAATTAAAACACAACTGAAAATTCTTACAGACTCATTCCAGATCTTGGTAGAAACAAGGGAAGCACTGAATAACTGCAAGTGGTCACTGGAAGTTCTGGTCATTAAGAAACCTCAGAATAACCCAGATGATCTTGATCGGTTTGTTATGGTAGCCCGCACAATTCCAGATGATATCAAGAGATTTGTATCTATCATCATAGCTAATGGAAAGCTTCTCTTCAAAAAGAATTGCAAGGAAGAAGAGACCAAGACACCAAAAATTGGTACAGATTATAAAATGGCAAAGCCGATCCCAATACCCAGAAGAAGAGAACTTGATTCACTCCAAAGAAATACTTTGgataaaccaaacaaaaacaaagtctCTTCTGAGAAATCAAGAGAAAATGTCACTGAAGAAtgtgattatgttcagttacag aaGTCTCCTGGGTTGGAACAGGCACAAAAAACCCTTTCAGCGAAAGAGGTGGCAAAGAAGAATGcagatttaaaaagaaag GTTTTCCCACCTTCAAAAAAGCATAATATTCAGAACAACCTGGACTTGGCAAAGAAAATCACTCTCTCAGAAACCTGTAGACTGTATTTTGGTGCCCTTCACAAGGCCATTAGGGTATTTACCAGTAGTCTTAGCAATAATCAACCGCCTGAAGTCTTCATAGCACAGAGCAAACTGATCATTATGGTGGGACAAAAGTTGGTAGATTCTCTCTGTCAGGAAACTCAAGAAAAGGATATTCGGAATGACatcctctgcagcagcagccagtTTTGTAGCCTGCTGAAGAATTTGGCTGTTGCCACCAAAAATGCTGCAGTGCAGTATCCAAATACAGGTGCCGTGCAGGAACTTCAAAATCAAGCTGATGAGCTGTCTAAATACACTCAGCAGTTTAGAGCAATGATGGAATGA